GATGGCGATTGCCTGGTCGAGATCGTCATAGGCCATGATCGTAGCAACCGGGCCGAACACCTCTTCCTTGGCGATGCGCATATCCGGCGTTACGCCAGAGAATACCGTCGGCTTGATGTAATAGCCGCGGTTGAGATCAGCCGGGCGGTCGGTGCCGCCGGTTTCGAGCGTCGCGCCTTCATCAATCGCCGACTGAATCAGACCCTGGATCTTCTCATATTGCGCCTTGTTGACCACGGGTCCGATATGCGCGCCTTCCTGCAGCGGGTCGCCAACCTTGGTGCCTTCGAACATCGCCTTGACGAAATTGGCGGCTTCCTGCGCGCGGTCTTTCTGAACAAGGATACGAGTCGGTGCGATGCAGCTTTGGCCGCTGTTGATGAGAACGCCCTGCACCGTCGGCGGCAGAACTTCTTCGAACTTCGCGTCGGGAAGCACCACGTTCGGTGACTTGCCACCCAGTTCCTGGTGGACGCGTTTCACGGTATCGGCCGCTGCCTTGGCGACGAGGATACCTGCACGGGTCGAACCGGTGAAGCTGACCATGTCGATATCCGGATGCGCCGAAATCGCCGCACCAACCGTCGGGCCGTCACCCTGAACGAGGTTGAACACGCCCGGCGGAACGCCTGCAGCGTCCATGACTTCGGCGAAAATAGCCGCGTTGCCTGGGCATTCTTCCGAAGGCTTCAGCACCATCGTATTGCCGGCAGCAATGCAGGGTGCAACCTTCAAGGCAATCTGGTTCAGCGGCCAGTTCCACGGCGTGATCAGGCCGACGACGCCAATGGGTTCATAGACGACGGTGTTCGCACCGTGCTGTTCCTTGAAGGCAAAATTTTCGAGCGCTGGTAGCGTGCCCAGAAAACCGCCTAGGCCTGCCGGGGCCTGTGCCATGGTCGCGAAGCTGACAGGCGCGCCCATTTCGGCGGCCATCGATTTAGCGAAATCGGGAATGCGCTTTTTATATTCCTCGATGATACGGTTCATCAGCGCGATACGTTCTTCGCGGCTGGTCTGGCTGAAGGTCTTGAATGCCTCACGTGCAGCTGCGACGGCTGCGTCGACATCCGCCTGCGTGCCGAGCGTGATTTCGGTGCATGCTTCTTCGGTCGAGGGGCTGATAACCTCGTGGCGCTTGCCACCGATGCTGTCGACCCATTTGCCGTTGATATAGTGCTTCAGATAGCTGTCCATGTCTCTCTCCTTATGTCCCAGCGAGTCGCGAAAGCGAGGCTTCGGTTTTGATTTGGGACTTTTTCCGCCAAGGTCAACCGGCGTTTCAATCGCGCGATTAAAAAAGCCCGAGGTTTGCCTCAGGCCTTTCGACCAAACGAGACGGGGACGGGCTAGAATTTCCCTGATACAGCCGATGCCAGGAGCGAAATCTAAGCCTGTTCAAGCTTGAAGGTTTTGCGGTTTTCGGTGCAAGGCTGCAACAGCGGCGGCGCGGATCAATGCATGCGGTCGTTTAGCCATCCCGCGAACAGTGTGTCGGTATCCCCAATTCATGGGATGGCGGCAGGACCGGTGACGTCCTATTCGGGGGCCGTCCGCTTCTGTCACGATACGCGACCCATTGTGACGGAAGCGGACGAAATCTGCGGCGGCTAAATGGTCCATTGTCTAGTCGACCGGTTAGTGGGACAGTCGCCTGCATGATCCGTACCGCCATCATCGAAGACGATCCGCGCATCTCCGCAGATATTGCCGAGGTAATCCGGCAGGCTGACGATGTTGAACTGGTCGCTTCTGCAGGCTCGGTCGCAACCGGCTGCAAATTGATCGACGAAGGCGGCTTTGATGTTCTGGTATGCGATCTCGGATTGCCCGACGGCGACGGTGCCACGCTCATCCGCAAGGCCGCGGCGCAATATCCGGACATTGATATCCTCGTGCTCACCATGTTCGCCGATCATCACAAGGTGCTCGACGCCATCCGCGCTGGTGCGCGTGGTTACCTTTTGAAGGATCAGAAATTGGGTGAATGCGTCGCCGCGATCCGCGAGGTACGCAACGGCGGCTCGCCCATCAGCCCGATCATCGCCCGATTGTTGCTGAAGGAGCTCGCTCCCCAAGAAGCTGTGCCCGCCTCGACCAGCGAAGAGCCGCTGTCTGATCGGGAAAAGGAAACCTTGCACCTGCTTTCGCGCGGATTTACCTATTCGGAATGCGCGGAATTGATGGGTATTTCGCAGCATACGGTGGGCACGCATGTCAAACATATCTACCGCAAGCTTGAGGTCAATTCGCGCGCCGAAGCAGTATTTGAGGCGTCGAACAGGGGCATGCTTGATATTCGTTAGATGGCTGGTCGCGTGCTTCGCCGCTTATCTTTGCTGGGCGGCGGTGCCAGCTGCCGCAACGCCAGCCACACCTTCGACGGGTGTTCTCGAATTTTTGAGCGGTGAAATTGCATTTGCCGACAAGAATGAAATTCCTGAAGCCGGTTGGGAAAAGCGCCAGACCCCGGCGCTCTGGTTGTCTGATGAGGCGCGCGCCAAGCTGGCAGGCAAGCTAACTGCATGGGGACGCTTTCGCTTTGACGGTCGGCTGCTTCCGGACGAGCCGCTTGCCATCTACACCGAAAATAATCGCGAGCGCCTGACGGTCTATCTGAACGGCGTTGAGCTGTTCCGCAATTATCGAAGCGCAACCTCGCAAACGCTCGGCTGGAACCGGCCCTATATCATTCCTGTCCCGCAAAAACTGTTGCGTGATGTGGGCAACGAGCTGGTGCTGCGCGTAGGGTCGGACCGGCAATTCTCGCTGGGAGTCGGAACGGTCAAGGTCGGATCGCAGGAAGTGCTGGGCAGGCTCTACAACTATCAGCAATTCTGGCGGGTGACGGGTTCGGCGGCTGCCAATTATGCAATGTTATTCCTTACCTTTGCGGCATTCGTGATGTGGATGGCGCGCCGTTCGGAAACCGAAATATTCTGGTTGGTGATGACGGGACTGCTCTGGTTCGTGCGCGACTTCCATTTTTTTGCAGAGGAATCGCCGCTTGATCCCTACTGGTTTCAGCAGGTCAGCTATTATTCGCTATACTTCGCGGTCGCTGCGTCATTGAGTTTTTGTGTGGCGTTCTTAAAACTGTCCAATCACCGCCGGATTATAGCGATGCTATTTGCGATTGGCGTTGCTCTGTGCATTTTTCGTGTGGCGATAACATCGACCAACCGGACCGATCTGGCGACCAGCCTCGCGACATTGCTCGTTTCACTGTTGGTCTGCGGTCTGATCATAAGAGAGTGGTTTCGGAATCGCTCACTCGAAAGCCTTGCTCTTGTTGCAGTCGTTCTGTTTGGCACAGTGTTGGGACTGCACGATATCGGTCGGATACCCAATGTAAACTGGTGGCAGGGGCTGGGCTTTCATGTCCAGCCTTTCACCGGATTCCTGTTGTTCAGTGTGTTTCTGTTGTCGGTTGGCCGCAAATATCTGCGCGCGCTCACCGAAGTCGAAACGCTCAATGCCAGCCTTGAAGAACGGGTGGAAACTGCCACACATGCCCTAGCGGCGAGCGAACGCGCGCGGCAGAAAATCGAAGTCGAACATGCAGTTGGAATTGAGCGCGAACGACTGATGCGCGAAATGCATGATGGCATTGGCTCGAACCTGGTGACTGCACTTGCAGTTGTCAGAAAGCAAGGTGAAGCGCCGGTTGCCGAAGAAACCTTGCAGCGCGCGTTAACCGATTTGAAGCTTACGGTGGACTCGCTTGCGCCCGTCGAGGGCGATGCTGTGGCATTGCTCGCCAATCTGCGTCACCGGATGGAGCCAGATATGGAAAAGGCCGGAGTGAAGTGCGTCTGGCGTGTAGAGCCTTGCCCGTCGCTCGATTGGCTCGACGCTCCCAATGCACTTCACATGCTGCGTATCATTCAGGAAGGCGTGGGCAATGTGCTGTCGCATGCGCATGCAACCAGCATCACCATCGCCTGCTGCCCCTCGAAGAAAGATGGTCGCGATGGAGTTGAGCTTGTTCTCACAGACGATGGGTGCGGATTTATTGCAGCCAATGTGAGTGGAAACGGACGCGGCCTCTCAAACATGCACACGCGCGCTTCGCAACTGGGGGCCGATCTGCGTATCGAAAGCGACCTCGGCGCCGGCAGTAAATTGTCGCTATGGTTGCCTGTTGAAATGGGTGGTCGCAAATCTGCCCGATCGACCAGTGGATAGCAAAAAAGGCGCCCGGATTTCTCCGGACGCCTTTTCGAACGCGGCCGCCCCCCAGCTTAGCCGCTGTAGTACATGTCGAACTCGACCGGCGAAGGCGTCGTTTCCCAGCGGCTGACTTCGTCCCATTTGAGGTCGATATAGGCTTCGATCTGATCCTTGGTGAAGACATCGCCTTCGAGCAGGAAGTCATGGTCGGCAGACAGGCTGTCGAGTGCTTCGCGCAAGGAACCGCAAACAGTTGGCACCTGGGCGAGTTCTGCCGGGGGCAGGTCGTACAGGTTCTTGTCCATCGCGTCGCCGGGGTGGATCTTGTTCCGGATACCGTCCAAACCCGCCATAAGCAGCGCTGAATAGCAGAGATAGGGGTTGGCGAGCGCATCGGGGAAGCGGAATTCGACGCGCTTTGCCTTGTCACCGGTGCCGTACGGAATGCGGCACGAAGCCGAACGGTTGCGGCTCGAATAAGCGAGCAACACGGGGGCTTCGAAGCCCGGAACGAGCCGCTTGTAGCTGTTGGTCGTCGGGTTGGTGAAGGCGTTCAGTGCCTTGGCGTGCTTGATGACGCCGCCGATGAAGTACAGGCACATGTCCGACAGACCGGCATAGCCATTGCCAGCGAAAAGCGGCTTGCCCTTTTCCCAGATCGAAATGTGGGTGTGCATGCCCGAGCCATTGTCCGACTTGATCGGCTTCGGCATGAAGGTAGCGGTCTTGCCATAGGCATGCGCGACTTGGTGCACGACATATTTGTACACCTGCATACGGTCAGCCGTCTGCACCAGCGTACCAAAAGTCAGGCCGAGTTCGTGCTGGGCTGCGGCAACTTCGTGGTGATGCTTGTCGCAAGGCAGGCCCATTTCGAGCATGGTTGTGACCATTTCGCCGCGGATGTCGACGGCGCTGTCAACCGGAGCCACGGGGAAGTAGCCGCCCTTGGCGCGCGGACGGTGGGCAAGGTTGCCGGTTTCGTATGAACGGCCGGTGTTGGTCGGCAGTTCAATGTCGTCGATGCGGAAGCCCGAGCCATCATAACCATCGTAGAAGGTCACATCGTCAAACATGAAGAATTCGGCTTCGGGGCCGACATAGACGGTGTCACCGATGCCGGTAGCTTTGACATAGGCTTCAGCGCGCTTCGCGGTCGAGCGCGGGTCGCGGGTATAGAGCTCGCCGGTCGATGGCTCAACGATGTCGCAGCAGATGATCATCATCGGTGTCGCGCTGAACGGGTCCATATAGACCGCGTCGAGATCGGGACGCAGGATCATGTCGGATTCGTTGATCGCCTTCCAGCCTTCGATCGACGATCCGTCGAACATCAGGCCGTCTTCAAGTTCATCTTCGCCGAGGACTCCAGCGCACATCGTCAGGTGCTGCCATTTGCCCTTGGGATCGGTGAAGCGCAGATCGACCCACTCGACATCATTTTCCTTGATCTGTTTCAGTATGTCCTTGGCTGATGCCATGATGCTTTCCTTCTTTGACTTGGAGTGTTTGGATTTGCCCGATTTTGATTTTTGGGCGGATTTCTTGGATTTAGACGGCATCGCTATCGCGCTCACCGGTGCGGATGCGAAGCGCGGTTTCTACAGGGATGACAAAAATCTTGCCGTCGCCGATACGGCCTGTCTGTGCGGCGGCCGCGATGGCTTCGACAACGCGATCAGCAAGCGCGTCGTCTACTACAACCTCAAGCTTCACCTTGGGCAGGAAGTCGACAACATATTCGGCACCACGATAAAGTTCGGTATGGCCCTTTTGGCGGCCAAAACCTTTGGCTTCGGTCACGGTGATGCCCGACACGCCGACTTCGTGCAGCGCTTCCTTCACTTCGTCGAGCTTGAACGGCTTGATGATCGCTTCGATCTTTTTCATGGCTTTCCTCAGGTCTTGGCGCACCGCGAAAACCCGCGCGCGCGAGTGTTATGCCATTAGCTTATCAAGTATCGTGCCAGTTTGCCGCGGCGCCGCAGACACGCAAAAGCAAAGCCCCGCACGATAACGTACGGGGCTTGCTGGAATTTTGCTGCCTATTTTTTAGGCAAATGCCAGATTCATGGGCATCACTTGATGCTCACCTTGAACTTTGCGTCATTGGCCTTGGCGAAATGCGCACGACTGGTCAGATAGGCACGGACGGCTTCAACTTCCTCCGGCTTCAGCACCGGTTTGAAGCTCGCCATGCCGTTCTTGGCGAGAATGCCATCATACACCACCGACTTGAACGTTGCTGCATCGGCAATGGTTCCCGATTTGCGCAGGTCCGGCAGTACGCCAGTCCCCACCGCGCCGGGCCCGTGGCAGACCAGGCAATAGCGCTGATAGCTCGATTGACCTGCTGCGATTATCTCGGGGCTGCCGAACAGGGCAGGTGGGTTCCATACCCATTCTTCAGCGGCAGGCAGCGGCGGCAATTTGCCCTTGGCGCCGATTTTGAGCACGATCAGACGCGGGATATTGGGCACCTCTTGACTGGCCCCTGCGACATAGCCCGACACTAGCGGGAAGGCGCCGCCCTTGCTGGTCATGAAGGCGACATATTGCTCACCATCGACCAGATAGGTTGAGGCGCCGGTCAGTACACCCGACTGAACGTCGAGGCTGTAGAGCAATTTGCCGGTGTCGGCGGCAAAGGCCTGGAATTTGCCCATCGCATTGCCCTGGAAGACCAGATTGCCTGCCGTCGTCATCGTGCCGCCATTCCACGGGGTGGGATAGTTGACCGTCCACTGCGCCTTGCCGGTTTTAGGGTTGAACGCGACAAGCTGGCCGGTGGTGACCGCCTGGATCGCCTTCACCATGTTGAAATCGTCAGGTACATCCGCCGTAGCAATTGCCCCACCGGTGTTGAAGCCCATCGAGCTGCGGCCCTGCTCATTCGCTGCGGCAGGGGGCATATAAGCGCCGCCCAATTGCTGCGCCGGGATATAGACCAGACCAGTTGCCGGATTGTAGCTCATCGGGTGCCAGTTGTGCGCGCCAAGCGCAGACGGGTTCGCCATATAGAGCTTCCCGGTTTTTTCATAACGGGCTTCCGGATTTTCGATCGGGCGGCCAGAGGCGAGGTCATAGCCCGTCGCCCAGGTTATGCCGCTGATGAACGGATTGGCGGCCAGCAGTTTGCCGTTGGTGCGATCGAGCGTGAAGAAGAAACCGTTTTTCGGTGCGTGGTAGAGCACCTTTACATTCTTGCCGTCGCGTTGTTCATTGGCGAGGATGATCGGCTGGGTCGCTGTATAGTCCCAGCTCTCGGCGGGGGTTTCCTGATAGTGCCATTTATACTCGCCGGTATCCGGATCGAGCGCGACGATGGACGACAGGAAGAGGTTGTCGCCCTCACTGTTCGAACGGATGCCATGGTTCCAGGGGTTGCCATTGCCAACGCCGAGATAAAGCTGATCCAGCTCGGCATCATAGACAATCGCATCCCACACGGTGCCGCCACCGCCTGAATCGCGCCAGTCGTCTTTCTTCGGCGTCTTGCTCCAGGTGTCGTAGGCCAGTTCCTTCATCACCTTGTCGCTCGCCGCATTGTCGGGCTCGCCCTTGGGATTGGGAACGGTGTAGAAGCGCCAGGCCTGCTTGCCGGTATCGACATTATAAGCGGTGACAAAGCCGCGTGCGCCGAATTCGGAGCCGCCATTGCCGATGATGACCTTATCCTTCACGACGCGCGGGAAGCCGGTGATTGTACCGTTTGATTTCGGATCGAGCGTCTGCACAGACCAGATCTCGCCACCGGTCTTCGCATCAAGGGCAATCAGGCGACCGTCGATGGTGCCGACGAAAAGCTTGCCTTTCCAGAAGGCGACGCCGCGGTTGACGACGTCGCAGCATGCCTTCACGCCGCGTGCCTTATCGACGCCGGGGTCGAACTGCCACAACGGCTTGCCGGTCTTGGCTTCATAAGCGAAAACCTTGGACCACGGGCCGGTGACATAAAGCGTGCCGTCAACTTCGACCGGGGTCGATTCATGGCCGCGCGCATCGGGCATATCCGCAAACCAGGCGATACCGAGTTCGGACACATTCTTATCGTTGATCTGCGTCAGCGGGCTGTGGCGCTGCTCGCCATAGCTTTGGGCAGGGAAGGCCCAGTCATCGCCATTGCCGCCCGTCTTCAGAAATTCGCCGTCAATCTTGGCAAATTCGGGATCTTGCGCCCCCGGATTATTGTCCGCCAATTTGCAGCCGGAAACCGCCAAAGCAGCCACACCAGCCAAAGCCAATACCGCACTACGCCGAAAACGCATCGCTCTCTCTCCCGAATTTAATCCCTCGATTAAATCGCTAGCGCGCGATGCAGAGTCGGTCCAGCGCTAAGTTGCGCTTCAGAGGATTGCGTTGATGGCGACTTCCATATCAGCCGCGGCGCTATGATAGACGCGATCGCGCAAACCGGAAACAATCGGTGCCGCTGTCCGGCTTGGATGGCCGCCGTCAAAGGGAGGTGCGGGATCATATTCGAGTGCGAGCTGGATGGTGCGGGCAACATCTTCCCCCTGCGCCATCGCAATCAGTTCCAGCGCGAAATCGATGCCGGAGGTTACACCGCCCGCCGTGACCAGATTGCCATCGCGCACCACACGCGCTTCCTCATGCGTCGCGCCAAAAAGGGGAAGCAATTGGGTATAGGCCCAATGCGTCGTTGCGCGTTTGCCGTGGAGCAATCCGGCGGCGCCAAGGATGAAACTACCGGTGCAGACGCTGGTCACCCAAGTTGCAGCCGTCGCCTGCTCACGGACAAAATTTACGATCGCAGCATCGGCAATCGCCTGCCGTACGCCATGGCCACCCGGAACACAGATTATGTCTGCTTGGGGGCACTCCGCAAAACTGCCGGTTGGTACGATTGCAAAACCGCAATCCGTCGAAACCGCTTTCCCATCCTTGTTCACAACATGCGTCTTCGCGCCGGGCAGACGCGAGAGGAACTGCACCGGTCCCGAAAAATCGAGCTGGGTGACATTGTCGAACAGGACGAAGACGATGTTCATCTGCGCGGTATCAATCTACCAGTTCAATCGCAATCGCCGTACCTTCACCGCCGCCGATGCAAAGGCTGGCAACGCCGCGCTTCAGCCCCTTGTGCTTCAGCGCGCCGATCAGCGTGGTGATAATGCGCGCGCCCGAGGCACCAATGGGGTGTCCCAGCGCCGTCGCACCGCCATGGACGTTGATCTTCTCATGCGGAATGCCAAGGTCGCGCATCGCGAACATGGCTACACAGGCAAAGGCTTCGTTGACCTCGAACAGGTCGACATCGGCGATGCTCCAGCCAGCCTTGGCCAGGCATTTGTTGATCGCGCCGACCGGAGCCGTGGTGAATGCCGATGGTTCCTGCGCATGCGCAGCGCTCGCCACGATACGCGCGACCGGGGTCTGGCCCTTTGCTGCAGCGGTCGAAGCGCGCGATAGGACGAGCGCGGCTGCTCCATCCGAGATCGATGATGAGGTGGCGGCAGTGATTGTGCCATCCTTGGCAAAGGCAGGCTTCAACGTCGGAATTTTGTCCGGGCGGCCCTTGCCGGGTTGCTCGTCGGTATCGACAACGGTTTCGCCAGCACGGCTGACTACCTTCACCGGCACGATTTCCGAAACGAAAGCACCCGAGGAAATTGCTTCCTGTGCACGGCGCAGTGATTCAATCGAATAATTGTCCTGATCTTCGCGCGTCAGTTGATATTCGTTCGCCGTTTCCTGCGCGAACGTGCCCATCGCGCGACCGGGTTCATAGGCGTCTTCGAGGCCATCGAGAAACATATGGTCATAGGCGGTGTCATGGCCAATGCGTGCGCCGCTGCGGTGCTTTTTCAGAATGTAAGGGGCGTTGGTCATGCTCTCCATGCCGCCTGCGATGACATAATCTACCGATCCGGCTGCAATGGCTTCTGCACCCATTATGACGGTCTGCATACCGCTGCCACACACCTTGTTGACCGTGGTGGCTTGCACCGACTTCGGCAGGCCAGCCTTGAGTGCCGCCTGACGGGCAGGGGCTTGACCGAGGCCGGCAGGCAGCACGCAGCCCATATAGATACGCTCGATATCGTCGCCCGATACGCCAGCACGCTCAACCGCCGCCTTGACGGCTGTCGCGCCCAGATCAGTCGCGGCGACGTCAGAAAACACGCCTTGCATGCCGCCCATCGGGGTGCGGGCATAAGAAAGGATGACGACGGGATCGGTGCTGCTCATGGATGCATTCCTCTGGCTTGGGAGACGTTACGGATTCGCCCTTAATCCCGTGCAAGCCGCAACACAATGCGCAGGCGCGTTGCATTCGTATCCAGAAATGTTAATCCAGCGATTAAATCAGGAGAGTGATATGACCGCCGATATGCAGACCATATTAGAAAAGCAAAAAGCCGCCTTTACTGCGGCAATGCCCGAACCGATGTCCGTGCGCCGAGATCGCATGGACCGCGCCATTGCATTGCTGGTCGATTATAAGGATGAATTCGCCAAAGCGGTGTCGGCTGATTTCGGCCATCGCAGCACAGAACAGACGCTGATGACGGACATCATGCCGTCGGTCAGCGCACTCAAGCATGCGAAGAAGCATTTCGAAAGCTGGGCCCGAAATGAAAAGCGCAAGCCAACTTTCCCGCTAGGGTTGATCGGCGCCAAGGCCGATGTCGTGTACCAGCCCAAGGGCGTGGTGGGCGTGATCGCGCCCTGGAATTTTCCGATCGGCATGGTGATGGTGCCAATGGCGGGCATATTGGCGGCGGGTAACCGCGCGATGATCAAGCCGAGCGAATATACCGAGCGCGTGGCGGAAGTTTTTGCTGAAGCCGTACCCAAATATTTCGCCGAAGAAGAAATGGCGGTGTTTACCGGCGGGGTCGAAGTCGGCACGGCCTTTTCAAAACTTGCGTTCGATCACCTGATCTTCACTGGCGCAACCAGCGTTGGCAAACATATCATGCGCGCCGCAGCCGATAATCTCGTACCCGTCACGCTCGAACTTGGCGGCAAGTCGCCGACCATCATCGGGCGCAGTGCAGACAAGAAAAAGGCGGGCGAACGCATCGCGTTGGGCAAGATGATGAATGCAGGGCAGATATGCCTCGCGCCTGACTATCTGCTTGTTGCCAAGGAGCAGGAGCAGGAAATGATCGACGGCGTCGTGAATGGAGTGTCGACCCTCTATCCCAAACTGCTCAATAATGACGATTACACGTCAGTGGTGAATGGCCGCAATTATGATCGGCTGCAGGGCTATCTTGCGGATGCGAAGGAAAAGGGTGCCGAACTGATCGAAGTAAACCCGGCGAATGAGGATTTTGCCTCTTCAAACGGCAACAAGATGCCACTGACCATCGTTCGCAATGTGAACGAAGACATGAAAGTGATGCAGGAGGAAATCTTCGGCCCGATCCTTCCGGTGATGACCTATTCATCGATGGAAGAAGCGATCGATTATGTGAATGCGCATGATCGTCCGCTGGGCCTCTATTATTTCGGCAACGACAAGGCCGAGGAGAGTCGCGTGCTCACCCGGACAATTTCCGGCGGCGCGACGGTCAATGATGTGCTTTTCCATAACGCAATGGAAGATCTGCCTTTTGGCGGCGTTGGCCCGTCAGGCATGGGTAATTATCATGGGCAGGATGGATTCAAGACTTTCAGCCATATGCGTGCCGTGTATCGCCAGCCTGCGATGGATATCGCCGGGATGGCTGGCTTCAAGCCCCCTTATGGCAAGTCTACCCACAAGACTCTCGAACGCGAATTGCGCAAGTAGGCTTGCGCCCGGGCGGGAGCTTCGCTAGAGGCTCCCGCGCAACGCCCCTGTGGTGGAATTGGTAGACGCGCTCGACTCAAAATCGCCTTCTACCTATTT
The nucleotide sequence above comes from Sphingorhabdus pulchriflava. Encoded proteins:
- a CDS encoding coniferyl aldehyde dehydrogenase, producing the protein MTADMQTILEKQKAAFTAAMPEPMSVRRDRMDRAIALLVDYKDEFAKAVSADFGHRSTEQTLMTDIMPSVSALKHAKKHFESWARNEKRKPTFPLGLIGAKADVVYQPKGVVGVIAPWNFPIGMVMVPMAGILAAGNRAMIKPSEYTERVAEVFAEAVPKYFAEEEMAVFTGGVEVGTAFSKLAFDHLIFTGATSVGKHIMRAAADNLVPVTLELGGKSPTIIGRSADKKKAGERIALGKMMNAGQICLAPDYLLVAKEQEQEMIDGVVNGVSTLYPKLLNNDDYTSVVNGRNYDRLQGYLADAKEKGAELIEVNPANEDFASSNGNKMPLTIVRNVNEDMKVMQEEIFGPILPVMTYSSMEEAIDYVNAHDRPLGLYYFGNDKAEESRVLTRTISGGATVNDVLFHNAMEDLPFGGVGPSGMGNYHGQDGFKTFSHMRAVYRQPAMDIAGMAGFKPPYGKSTHKTLERELRK